The following nucleotide sequence is from Candidatus Cloacimonadota bacterium.
CTGTTGTGGGCAATTGTAGCCTTAGAATACTGTGATGATCATGATGAACAGAGGATCAATCGGATCAAGAACAACTTGGAAAATCAGCTAAGTCCTACCGATTGTGATGCCGTCTCTTCTGAGGCAAGGAACATAATATCAAGATTGGACGCAAGTCTTTGTTGATTGAGAAGATTCCAACTGGAGGATAGATGTCTTTTATCCACTTACACACTCACAGCGAGTATAGCTGGCTGGATGGAGCTTGTATAATCGATGATCTGGTGCAGAGAGCGGTGCAGTACAAGATGCCGGCTGTGGCTATTACAGATCGCAATAGTGTGGCTGGGGCTTCCCGCTTATGGCATCAGTGCATCAAGGCAGGCATCAAGCCGATCATCGGTCTGGAGAT
It contains:
- a CDS encoding PHP domain-containing protein; protein product: MSFIHLHTHSEYSWLDGACIIDDLVQRAVQYKMPAVAITDRNSVAGASRLWHQCIKAGIKPIIGLE